Proteins co-encoded in one Actinomadura luteofluorescens genomic window:
- a CDS encoding winged helix-turn-helix domain-containing protein, giving the protein MVELSADEARRIQLRAQGFLGARPKGGVPAMLERLGAVQLDTISVLARSHELVPYARLGAVGRDRIEAAYWGAPRAAKSGTRRSAKPAPTPGPTDDRPAANGPAANGPAANGPGPGDTAFGRAPGGSVSGGLSAGGSGGAGALSGGSRAGGTFEYWAHAASILPMADWPLFAFRRRAYVRRGWRWHKVPEGVCDEIRARLGADGPLTTKELGGAKASADWWDWSDHKIGIEWLLDIGEVVCVERIGWRRVYDLAERAVPGDLLALDLDDDACLTALVARAGRALGVATRGDLADYYRIKQDQVDRVIEATGLVPVEVAGWTQRAWADPGALESTPKGRHATVLLSPFDSLVWDRARASRVFGFDHRLEAYVPKDKRVHGYFAMPLLAGGRLIGRVDPAREGRTLIARQVSMEPWATRTAARTESSATALATALWRAAEWVGCDDVRVERTTLPADLLKTALTTTAPA; this is encoded by the coding sequence GTGGTGGAACTCAGCGCGGACGAGGCACGGCGGATCCAGTTGCGCGCCCAGGGATTCCTGGGGGCGCGCCCCAAGGGGGGCGTGCCGGCGATGCTGGAACGGCTCGGCGCCGTCCAGCTCGACACGATCTCGGTCCTGGCCCGGTCCCACGAGCTGGTGCCCTACGCCCGCCTCGGCGCGGTCGGTCGCGACAGGATCGAGGCCGCCTACTGGGGCGCGCCCCGCGCCGCCAAGTCCGGAACGCGCCGCTCCGCAAAGCCCGCGCCGACCCCCGGGCCGACCGATGACCGCCCAGCCGCCAACGGTCCGGCCGCCAACGGTCCGGCCGCCAACGGGCCGGGGCCTGGCGATACCGCTTTCGGTCGGGCTCCTGGCGGTTCGGTTTCTGGTGGCTTGAGCGCGGGGGGCTCGGGGGGCGCTGGGGCGCTCTCGGGCGGTTCGCGTGCGGGTGGGACGTTCGAGTACTGGGCGCATGCCGCGTCCATCCTGCCGATGGCCGACTGGCCGCTGTTCGCGTTTAGGCGCCGTGCCTACGTGCGTCGCGGCTGGCGGTGGCACAAGGTGCCCGAGGGCGTCTGCGACGAGATCCGCGCACGGCTGGGCGCGGACGGCCCCCTCACCACCAAGGAGCTCGGCGGCGCCAAGGCGAGCGCCGACTGGTGGGACTGGAGCGACCACAAGATCGGCATCGAGTGGCTGCTGGACATCGGCGAGGTCGTCTGCGTCGAACGGATCGGCTGGCGCCGCGTGTACGACCTCGCCGAACGCGCCGTCCCTGGAGACCTTCTCGCGCTGGACCTCGACGACGACGCCTGCCTCACCGCCCTCGTCGCCCGCGCGGGGCGGGCCCTCGGCGTGGCCACCCGCGGCGACCTCGCCGACTACTACCGGATCAAGCAGGACCAGGTCGACCGCGTGATCGAGGCGACCGGGCTCGTGCCCGTCGAGGTCGCCGGATGGACCCAGCGGGCCTGGGCCGACCCCGGCGCGCTGGAGTCGACGCCCAAGGGCAGGCACGCCACCGTGCTGCTCTCGCCCTTCGACTCCCTCGTCTGGGACCGCGCCCGCGCCTCGCGCGTGTTCGGCTTCGACCACCGCCTGGAGGCGTACGTCCCGAAGGACAAGCGCGTCCACGGCTACTTCGCGATGCCGCTCCTGGCCGGCGGGCGCCTAATCGGACGCGTCGACCCCGCGCGGGAGGGCCGCACGCTCATCGCCCGCCAGGTGTCCATGGAGCCGTGGGCGACCCGCACCGCCGCCCGCACGGAATCGTCGGCGACGGCCCTCGCCACCGCCCTGTGGCGCGCCGCGGAGTGGGTGGGTTGCGACGATGTCCGCGTAGAGCGCACCACCCTGCCCGCCGACCTGCTCAAAACCGCCCTCACCACCACGGCCCCCGCCTGA
- a CDS encoding HGxxPAAW family protein → MSEESHGSHAGRPSSWIAVTVIFIGFVVGGVGLCLGPMWIMFWVGAGIVVLGMLVSWAVHLFSDVVVDAPRVIPEIVDYSLFGSHSDKRRGGDAGEVLDVPVATDTQQAPHG, encoded by the coding sequence ATGTCTGAAGAGTCGCACGGTTCGCACGCCGGCCGGCCGAGTTCGTGGATCGCCGTCACCGTCATCTTCATCGGTTTCGTGGTCGGCGGCGTCGGGCTCTGCCTGGGCCCCATGTGGATCATGTTCTGGGTCGGCGCGGGCATCGTCGTGCTCGGCATGCTCGTCAGCTGGGCCGTCCACCTGTTCTCCGACGTCGTCGTGGACGCGCCCCGCGTCATCCCCGAGATCGTCGACTACTCGCTGTTCGGATCCCACTCCGACAAGCGGCGCGGCGGCGACGCCGGCGAGGTCCTGGACGTCCCCGTGGCCACCGACACCCAACAGGCCCCCCACGGCTGA